Below is a genomic region from Isosphaeraceae bacterium EP7.
CGGTCCGCGAGGAGATCGGCGAGGAGCGGGCCTTGGCCCTGCTAGGCCGGGTGATCGAGCGGCTGGCCCTCGACGCCGGTGCCGACCTGGCCAGGCAGTTCGGCCAGACCAGTCTGGAAGCATTCTCCGCCTGCCTGGGCCGGTGGAGCCAGGGCGGGGCCCTGGAAATCCGGATGATCGAGCAATCGCCAGATCGGCTCGACTTCGACGTCACACGCTGCCGCTATGCCGAGATGTACAAGGCCCTC
It encodes:
- a CDS encoding L-2-amino-thiazoline-4-carboxylic acid hydrolase; amino-acid sequence: MADEALTLLKQREIEAKIVAPLIQAVREEIGEERALALLGRVIERLALDAGADLARQFGQTSLEAFSACLGRWSQGGALEIRMIEQSPDRLDFDVTRCRYAEMYKALGLEKLGPSLSCVRDYTLAEGFNPDIRLTRTQTIMEGADHCDFRFRANSGEPPSS